In the genome of Streptomyces pactum, one region contains:
- a CDS encoding ABC transporter permease: MPPRPEPAAARKTPVRARLVPYWLLLPGIAWLLVFFVAPMVYQASTSLQTGSLEEGFTVTWHVSTYTDALAEYHPHFLRSVLYAGAATAGCLLLGYPLAYLMAFRAGRWRTLLMILVIAPFFTSFLIRTLAWKTILADDGTVVSVLGSLHVLDVTGWLGLTEGDRVLATPLAVICGLTYNFLPFMVLPLYTLLERIDGRLHEAASDLYARPFTTFRKVTFPLSMPGVVAGTLLTFIPATGDYINAELLGPADRKMVGNVIQSQFLRVLDYPTAAALSFILMAVILALVTVYIRRSGTEDLV, from the coding sequence CTGCCGCCCCGGCCGGAGCCGGCCGCCGCGCGGAAGACCCCGGTCCGCGCCCGGCTCGTCCCGTACTGGCTGCTGCTGCCCGGCATCGCCTGGCTGCTGGTCTTCTTCGTCGCGCCGATGGTCTACCAGGCGTCCACGTCGCTGCAGACCGGCTCGCTGGAGGAGGGCTTCACCGTCACCTGGCACGTCAGCACCTACACCGACGCGCTCGCCGAGTACCACCCGCACTTCCTGCGCTCGGTGCTCTACGCGGGCGCGGCCACCGCCGGCTGCCTGCTGCTCGGCTATCCGCTGGCGTACCTGATGGCGTTCCGGGCCGGCCGCTGGCGCACCCTGCTGATGATCCTGGTCATCGCGCCGTTCTTCACCAGCTTCCTGATCCGCACCCTGGCCTGGAAGACCATCCTCGCCGACGACGGCACGGTGGTGTCGGTGCTGGGCTCGCTGCACGTGCTGGACGTGACCGGCTGGCTGGGGCTCACCGAGGGGGACCGGGTGCTGGCCACCCCGCTCGCCGTGATCTGCGGCCTGACGTACAACTTCCTCCCCTTCATGGTGCTGCCGCTGTACACCTTGCTGGAGCGGATCGACGGGCGGCTGCACGAGGCCGCCTCGGACCTGTACGCCCGGCCGTTCACCACCTTCCGGAAGGTCACCTTCCCGCTGTCCATGCCCGGCGTGGTGGCCGGCACCCTGCTGACCTTCATCCCCGCCACCGGCGACTACATCAACGCCGAACTGCTCGGGCCGGCGGACCGGAAGATGGTGGGCAACGTCATCCAGTCGCAGTTCCTACGGGTCCTGGACTACCCCACCGCCGCCGCGCTCTCGTTCATCCTGATGGCGGTGATCCTCGCCCTGGTCACCGTCTACATCCGCCGGTCGGGGACGGAGGACCTGGTGTGA
- a CDS encoding NAD(P)/FAD-dependent oxidoreductase, whose amino-acid sequence MRRAGPPALAALADAEPVPYWLDDPARPRALPALTGEEECDLLVVGGGYTGLWTALLAKERDPGRDVVLVEARRIGWAASGRNGGFCAASLTHGLANGLARWPEEVTELERLGRRNLDGIEETLTRHGIDCHFERTGEIDVATAPHQVTEVRETMARAREAGLDAGEFLDRDAVRAEVDSPVFLAGLWDRTGVAMLHPARLAWGLRDACLRLGVRIYEHTPAGRPAPDAGGLAVTTPYGRVRARDVALGTNAFPSPVRRLRPYVVPVYDHALVTEPLTGAQLDAIGWRRRQGLSDLANHFHYFRITRDHRILWGGYDIVYRFGGGVRAEYDHHPDTYRTLARHFFRCFPQLEGVRFSHAWGGAIDTCSRFSAFFGTAYGGRAAYALGYTGLGVGASRFGAEVMLDLLAGEETERTRLGMVRSKPLPFPPEPLRWAGIGITQWSMARADRHGGRRNLWLRAMDRAGLGFDS is encoded by the coding sequence GTGCGGCGGGCCGGGCCGCCCGCGCTCGCCGCGCTCGCCGACGCCGAACCCGTGCCGTACTGGCTGGACGACCCGGCCCGGCCCCGGGCGCTGCCCGCGCTCACCGGCGAGGAGGAGTGCGACCTGCTGGTCGTCGGCGGCGGGTACACCGGGCTGTGGACCGCGCTGCTGGCCAAGGAGCGCGACCCCGGGCGCGACGTCGTGCTCGTCGAGGCCCGGCGGATCGGCTGGGCGGCCTCCGGGCGCAACGGCGGCTTCTGCGCCGCCTCGCTCACCCACGGCCTGGCCAACGGCCTCGCCCGCTGGCCCGAGGAGGTGACCGAGCTGGAGCGGCTGGGCCGCCGCAACCTCGACGGGATCGAGGAGACCCTCACCCGGCACGGCATCGACTGCCACTTCGAACGCACCGGGGAGATCGACGTGGCCACCGCCCCGCACCAGGTGACGGAGGTGCGGGAGACCATGGCGCGAGCCCGGGAGGCGGGCCTGGACGCCGGGGAGTTCCTGGACCGCGACGCGGTACGGGCCGAGGTGGACTCGCCGGTCTTCCTCGCCGGGCTGTGGGACCGCACCGGGGTCGCCATGCTGCACCCCGCCCGGCTCGCCTGGGGCCTGCGCGACGCCTGCCTGCGGCTGGGCGTACGGATCTACGAGCACACCCCCGCCGGACGGCCGGCCCCCGACGCCGGGGGACTGGCCGTCACCACCCCGTACGGCAGGGTCCGCGCCCGGGACGTGGCACTGGGCACCAACGCGTTCCCCTCACCGGTGCGCCGGCTCCGCCCGTACGTGGTGCCGGTCTACGACCACGCGCTGGTGACCGAACCGCTCACCGGCGCGCAACTGGACGCCATCGGCTGGCGTCGGCGGCAGGGGCTGAGCGACCTCGCCAACCACTTCCACTACTTCCGCATCACCCGCGACCACCGCATCCTGTGGGGCGGGTACGACATCGTCTACCGGTTCGGCGGCGGGGTCCGGGCCGAGTACGACCACCACCCGGACACGTACCGCACCCTCGCCCGGCACTTCTTCCGCTGCTTCCCGCAGCTGGAAGGGGTGCGATTCAGCCACGCCTGGGGCGGCGCCATCGACACCTGCTCCCGCTTCTCCGCCTTCTTCGGCACCGCGTACGGCGGGCGGGCGGCCTACGCCCTGGGCTACACCGGGCTCGGCGTCGGGGCGTCCCGCTTCGGGGCCGAGGTGATGCTCGACCTGCTCGCCGGGGAGGAGACCGAACGCACCCGGCTGGGGATGGTCCGCAGCAAGCCGCTGCCCTTCCCGCCCGAACCGCTGCGCTGGGCGGGCATCGGCATCACCCAGTGGTCGATGGCCCGCGCGGACCGGCACGGCGGCCGCCGCAACCTGTGGCTCCGGGCGATGGACCGCGCCGGACTGGGCTTCGACTCCTGA
- a CDS encoding bifunctional DNA primase/polymerase: MGDTGAKRAVEWLVSAAPDPGACRWAWERHPLGVALLPAGRVWDVLVVPGRLGRRTLRVLGRRAEPAGPVLGDARGDGDARVGFLVPAGTAAHWVGTGIRGLGPGSWVVVPHPGRTAGRVRWLAAPDGSGRLTTPGLLELALHQAVVELADEDRYRRGRAHR, encoded by the coding sequence ATGGGCGACACGGGGGCGAAGCGGGCGGTGGAGTGGCTGGTGTCGGCGGCACCGGACCCCGGTGCGTGCCGGTGGGCATGGGAGCGGCACCCCCTCGGTGTCGCGCTGCTGCCGGCCGGCCGGGTCTGGGACGTACTGGTGGTGCCGGGGCGGCTGGGCCGGCGGACCCTGCGGGTGCTGGGCCGTCGGGCCGAGCCCGCCGGCCCGGTGCTCGGCGACGCGCGGGGCGACGGGGACGCCCGCGTGGGGTTCCTGGTGCCCGCCGGAACCGCGGCGCACTGGGTCGGCACCGGCATCCGCGGCCTGGGCCCCGGCAGCTGGGTGGTGGTCCCGCATCCGGGCCGTACGGCGGGGCGGGTGCGCTGGCTGGCGGCCCCGGACGGCTCCGGCCGGCTCACCACCCCAGGCCTGCTGGAGCTGGCCCTGCACCAGGCGGTGGTGGAACTCGCCGACGAGGACCGGTACCGCCGGGGGCGCGCGCACCGGTGA
- a CDS encoding ABC transporter permease — MKHPAAPAVRLLRRLRENLVTLAALAALGYLLLPNVVVLVFSFNKPNGRFNYSWQRFSTDAWTDPCGVADLCGSLALSLKIALGATAGATVLGTLVAFALARHRFRARTAVSSMIFLPMAMPEVVMAASLATLFLNTGVEFGFWTILVAHITFCVSFVVTAVKARVLSMDPELEQAAQDLYASPAATFWRVTLPIAAPGIAAGALLSFALSFDDFIITNFNAGSTVTFPMFVWGSAQRGTPVQINVIGTAMFAVAVLCVLVGLLAGNRRGRSREP; from the coding sequence GTGAAGCACCCCGCCGCCCCCGCCGTCCGGCTGCTGCGCCGGCTGCGCGAGAACCTGGTGACGCTGGCCGCACTGGCCGCCCTCGGGTACCTGCTGCTGCCCAACGTCGTGGTCCTGGTCTTCTCCTTCAACAAGCCCAACGGCCGCTTCAACTACTCCTGGCAGCGGTTCTCCACCGACGCCTGGACCGACCCCTGCGGCGTGGCCGACCTGTGCGGCTCGCTCGCCCTCAGCCTCAAGATCGCCCTGGGCGCCACCGCCGGCGCCACCGTCCTGGGCACCCTGGTCGCCTTCGCGCTCGCCCGCCACCGGTTCCGCGCCCGCACCGCCGTGAGCAGCATGATCTTCCTGCCGATGGCGATGCCCGAGGTGGTCATGGCCGCCTCGCTCGCCACGCTGTTCCTCAACACGGGCGTGGAGTTCGGCTTCTGGACCATCCTCGTCGCGCACATCACCTTCTGCGTCAGCTTCGTGGTCACCGCCGTCAAGGCGCGCGTGCTGAGCATGGACCCCGAACTGGAACAGGCCGCCCAGGACCTGTACGCCTCCCCGGCGGCCACCTTCTGGCGGGTCACCCTGCCGATCGCGGCGCCGGGCATCGCGGCCGGAGCGCTGCTCTCCTTCGCCCTGTCCTTCGACGACTTCATCATCACCAACTTCAACGCCGGATCGACCGTCACCTTCCCCATGTTCGTGTGGGGGTCGGCGCAGCGCGGCACCCCGGTCCAGATCAATGTGATCGGGACCGCCATGTTCGCCGTCGCCGTGCTGTGCGTCCTCGTCGGTCTGCTCGCCGGCAACCGCCGCGGAAGGAGCCGAGAACCGTGA
- the gabT gene encoding 4-aminobutyrate--2-oxoglutarate transaminase, producing MTELSGGPSLPQERRVVTAIPGPKSQELQARRSATVAGGVGSVLPVFTVRAGGGVIEDVDGNSLIDFGSGIAVTSVGASAEAVVRRASAQLADFTHTCFMVTPYEGYVEVCEQLAELTPGDHAKKSALFNSGAEAVENAVKIARAYTKRPAVVVFDHGYHGRTNLTMALTAKNMPYKHGFGPFAPEVYRVPVAYGYRWPTGPENCGPEAAAQAIDQITKQVGAENVAAIIIEPVLGEGGFIEPAKGFLPAIVKFANDNGIVFVADEIQSGFCRTGQWFACEDEGIVPDLITTAKGIAGGLPLAAVTGRAEIMDAAHSGGLGGTYGGNPVACAAALGSIETMRELDLNAKAKRIEEVMKGRLTAMQEKYDIIGDIRGRGAMIAIELVKDPATKEPNAEAAGALAKACHAEGLIVLTCGTYGNVLRFLPPLVIGEDLLNEGLDIIESAFAAL from the coding sequence ATGACCGAACTGTCCGGAGGTCCGTCCCTTCCCCAGGAGCGCCGCGTCGTCACCGCGATCCCGGGCCCGAAGTCCCAGGAGCTGCAGGCCCGCCGCAGCGCCACGGTCGCGGGTGGCGTCGGTTCGGTGCTGCCGGTGTTCACCGTGCGCGCCGGCGGCGGTGTGATCGAGGACGTGGACGGCAACTCCCTGATCGACTTCGGCTCGGGCATCGCCGTGACCTCGGTCGGCGCCAGCGCCGAGGCCGTGGTCCGCCGGGCGTCCGCGCAGCTGGCGGACTTCACCCACACCTGTTTCATGGTGACCCCCTACGAGGGCTACGTAGAGGTGTGCGAGCAGCTGGCCGAGCTGACCCCGGGCGACCACGCCAAGAAGTCGGCCCTGTTCAACTCGGGCGCCGAGGCCGTGGAGAACGCCGTCAAGATCGCCCGCGCCTACACCAAGCGCCCGGCGGTCGTCGTGTTCGACCACGGCTACCACGGCCGGACCAACCTCACGATGGCGCTGACCGCCAAGAACATGCCGTACAAGCACGGCTTCGGTCCGTTCGCCCCCGAGGTCTACCGGGTCCCGGTCGCCTACGGCTACCGCTGGCCGACCGGTCCGGAGAACTGCGGCCCGGAGGCCGCGGCCCAGGCCATCGACCAGATCACCAAGCAGGTCGGCGCCGAGAACGTCGCCGCGATCATCATCGAGCCGGTGCTGGGTGAGGGTGGCTTCATCGAGCCCGCGAAGGGCTTCCTGCCGGCCATCGTGAAGTTCGCCAACGACAACGGCATCGTCTTCGTCGCGGACGAGATCCAGTCCGGGTTCTGCCGCACCGGCCAGTGGTTCGCCTGTGAGGACGAGGGCATCGTCCCGGACCTGATCACCACCGCCAAGGGCATCGCCGGCGGTCTGCCGCTGGCCGCCGTGACCGGCCGCGCCGAGATCATGGACGCCGCGCACTCCGGTGGCCTGGGCGGGACCTACGGCGGCAACCCGGTCGCCTGCGCCGCCGCGCTCGGCTCCATCGAGACCATGCGTGAGCTGGACCTGAACGCCAAGGCCAAGCGCATCGAGGAGGTCATGAAGGGCCGCCTCACCGCGATGCAGGAGAAGTACGACATCATCGGCGACATCCGGGGCCGCGGCGCCATGATCGCCATCGAGCTGGTGAAGGACCCGGCCACGAAGGAGCCGAACGCGGAGGCCGCGGGCGCGCTGGCCAAGGCGTGCCACGCGGAGGGCCTGATCGTCCTCACCTGCGGCACCTACGGGAACGTACTCCGCTTCCTGCCGCCGCTGGTGATCGGCGAGGACCTGCTCAACGAGGGCCTGGACATCATCGAGAGCGCGTTCGCCGCGCTCTGA
- a CDS encoding ATP-binding protein produces the protein MDTEGTHDSRGTRRDAVPNPAAPPPPVGPPPVAPAMPPVPPRPDQAGAGVPVPVPPPAVPPRPAHPAFAQVSGAYDQPSPPAPRPPVDPASVRSPFIDWLRTVRPAAAPGIWTYGYKPKPPEDPDRVPARRLLSGALIAALCAWMLWQVVINGYLGGWYMWFFYVFTDDAWYETSDGTFDPRSFAEAARIYELILGLAIFAFFGRVGQWAEVWRRYVVPIFRTSDLPPTPAPHADPVEWPEVRAAGGHGAADRLAAEARGGRMNDVDHTRIERVWQSVRAQPGRLASFVDTVLRHGAAAYTHPSGARDLPVRTARHDLLAQQVRIGAATEDLRNPYEFRGVPLALDPAVLGTSLLAVGPPGSGKTGRLVRPVVESLCLQALAGRVAVVAVGAAGAGIGPDDAFDVVVKIGRPESAYDLDLYGGTTDPDEAAGVLAEALVGDLAHTLPGGDSRRAATALAQLLGPFRAAHQRFPSVPELRELLDCAPAAVDALRAALDAAGEPAHARELDARVRQSAAAGDVGALLADRIALLDRPAFADFFTTTGDRRPFSLRALEHPLRVRIDLPERGHAEASRMLARLVLAQFTECATGRADRSLFACLVLDDASHTITLEALRGIQRLRAANAGAVLTLRTLDDVPDTLRSALLGAVGCRMAYAGITTWDGARFAEVWGTAWVEARDVTDRQFVSDEPMTKVLHFIRKVVTGKDATVQSVTVRKVERERWSASELAHSVPPGHAVLSVTSVRGESAPPVLVDLRG, from the coding sequence ATGGACACCGAGGGCACGCACGACTCACGGGGCACACGGCGGGACGCGGTCCCGAACCCGGCGGCCCCGCCGCCTCCGGTGGGACCGCCGCCGGTGGCGCCGGCGATGCCACCGGTGCCACCGCGCCCTGATCAGGCGGGGGCCGGCGTTCCGGTCCCGGTGCCGCCGCCGGCCGTGCCGCCGCGTCCGGCCCATCCGGCCTTCGCGCAGGTCTCCGGCGCCTACGACCAGCCGTCCCCGCCGGCGCCCCGGCCGCCTGTCGACCCGGCCTCCGTCCGGTCCCCGTTCATCGACTGGCTCCGGACCGTGCGCCCGGCTGCCGCCCCGGGGATCTGGACCTACGGGTACAAGCCCAAGCCCCCGGAGGACCCGGACCGGGTGCCGGCACGGAGACTGCTGAGTGGGGCGCTCATCGCCGCGCTCTGTGCCTGGATGCTGTGGCAGGTCGTCATCAATGGTTACCTTGGTGGCTGGTACATGTGGTTTTTCTACGTGTTCACCGATGACGCCTGGTATGAGACCAGCGACGGAACGTTCGACCCAAGAAGTTTCGCGGAAGCCGCCCGTATTTACGAGCTGATCCTCGGACTGGCGATTTTCGCCTTTTTCGGCCGGGTGGGTCAGTGGGCTGAGGTATGGCGTCGCTACGTAGTCCCCATCTTCCGCACCAGCGACCTGCCCCCCACCCCCGCCCCCCACGCCGACCCCGTCGAGTGGCCCGAGGTGCGGGCGGCCGGGGGGCACGGGGCGGCGGACCGGCTGGCCGCCGAGGCGCGCGGCGGCCGGATGAACGACGTGGACCACACCCGGATCGAGCGCGTCTGGCAGTCCGTGCGCGCCCAGCCCGGCCGGCTGGCGTCCTTCGTCGACACCGTGCTGCGGCACGGCGCCGCCGCCTACACGCACCCGTCCGGCGCGCGGGACCTGCCGGTCCGCACGGCCCGGCACGACCTGCTCGCCCAGCAGGTGCGGATCGGGGCGGCGACCGAGGATCTCCGCAACCCGTACGAGTTCCGCGGGGTGCCCCTGGCGCTGGACCCCGCGGTGCTCGGCACCTCGCTGCTGGCCGTCGGCCCGCCCGGGTCGGGCAAGACCGGGCGGCTGGTGCGGCCGGTGGTGGAGTCGTTGTGCCTGCAGGCGCTCGCCGGGCGGGTCGCCGTGGTGGCCGTCGGCGCCGCCGGGGCGGGCATCGGACCCGACGACGCCTTCGACGTGGTGGTGAAGATCGGCCGCCCCGAGTCGGCCTACGACCTGGACCTCTACGGGGGGACCACCGACCCGGACGAGGCCGCGGGAGTGCTCGCCGAGGCGCTGGTCGGCGACCTGGCGCACACCCTGCCGGGCGGTGACAGCCGGCGCGCCGCCACCGCGCTCGCCCAGCTCCTGGGCCCGTTCCGGGCCGCGCACCAGCGCTTCCCGTCGGTGCCGGAGCTGCGGGAGCTGCTGGACTGCGCCCCGGCCGCCGTCGACGCACTGCGGGCCGCGCTGGACGCGGCGGGGGAGCCCGCCCACGCCCGCGAGCTGGACGCCCGGGTCCGGCAGTCGGCCGCGGCCGGCGACGTGGGGGCGCTGCTGGCGGACCGGATCGCGCTCCTGGACCGCCCCGCCTTCGCCGACTTCTTCACCACCACCGGCGACCGCCGGCCGTTCTCGCTGCGCGCGCTGGAGCACCCGCTGCGGGTCCGCATCGACCTTCCCGAGCGCGGCCACGCGGAGGCCTCCCGGATGCTGGCCCGGCTGGTCCTGGCCCAGTTCACCGAGTGCGCCACCGGCCGCGCGGACCGCTCGCTCTTCGCCTGCCTGGTGCTCGACGACGCCTCGCACACCATCACCCTGGAGGCGCTGCGCGGCATCCAGCGGCTGCGGGCGGCCAACGCCGGCGCCGTGCTGACCCTGCGCACCCTGGACGACGTGCCGGACACCCTGCGCAGCGCGCTGCTGGGCGCGGTCGGCTGCCGGATGGCGTACGCCGGCATCACCACCTGGGACGGGGCCCGCTTCGCCGAGGTGTGGGGCACGGCGTGGGTGGAGGCGCGGGACGTCACCGACCGGCAGTTCGTCTCCGACGAGCCGATGACCAAGGTGCTGCACTTCATCCGCAAGGTGGTGACCGGCAAGGACGCGACCGTGCAGTCGGTGACGGTGCGGAAGGTGGAACGGGAGCGGTGGTCCGCCTCGGAACTGGCGCACTCGGTACCGCCCGGGCACGCGGTGCTCTCGGTCACCTCGGTCCGCGGGGAGAGCGCCCCGCCGGTCCTGGTGGACCTGCGCGGGTGA
- a CDS encoding phosphatase PAP2 family protein, giving the protein MTWQVAVDGPLRGMDERAGRAAGGRLLPGAFAEFLADLGGTAVALPVLGAAAAYTARRLRRVTPRWWLPPLSALLALAVVPALVAPVKALLDRPAPPGPLAGTDGFYPSGHTATATVAYGAAAMLLLAAHRARAADPSGRRGHRPSRRGPVVAGVTVTLLSTGVGTGLVVRGYHWPLDVAGSWCLSAALLTVLSLTMRRWLVPRG; this is encoded by the coding sequence GTGACCTGGCAGGTGGCCGTCGACGGCCCGCTGCGCGGGATGGACGAGCGGGCCGGCCGGGCCGCCGGCGGCCGTCTGCTGCCGGGCGCGTTCGCGGAGTTCCTCGCCGACCTCGGTGGCACCGCGGTGGCGCTCCCGGTGCTCGGGGCGGCCGCCGCATACACGGCCCGGCGGCTGCGTCGCGTGACCCCCCGGTGGTGGCTCCCGCCGCTGTCCGCGCTGCTCGCCCTGGCGGTGGTGCCCGCCCTGGTGGCCCCGGTGAAGGCACTGCTGGACCGGCCCGCGCCGCCCGGCCCGCTCGCCGGCACCGACGGCTTCTACCCGTCCGGCCACACCGCGACCGCCACGGTGGCGTACGGGGCGGCCGCCATGCTGCTCCTGGCGGCGCACCGGGCACGGGCCGCCGACCCCTCCGGACGGCGGGGCCACCGACCGTCCCGCCGGGGACCGGTGGTGGCGGGCGTGACGGTCACCCTCCTCAGCACGGGCGTGGGCACCGGCCTGGTGGTCCGCGGCTACCACTGGCCGCTCGACGTGGCCGGCAGCTGGTGCCTGTCCGCGGCGCTGCTCACCGTGCTGTCCCTGACGATGCGACGGTGGCTCGTCCCCCGCGGCTGA